A stretch of Kaistella flava (ex Peng et al. 2021) DNA encodes these proteins:
- a CDS encoding HAD family hydrolase, producing MLSILIPGFREDELHLQHLMVDFNGTLAIDGKLIAGVKEKLNLISEKLQVHIVTGNSFGTAEKELEGISCTLKLLSAHNQNIEKGKYVEMLGKESVISIGNGSKDREMVQRSVIGIILIQKEGASVEALMVSNIACTNILDALDLIDNPKRISATLRS from the coding sequence ATGCTTAGTATTCTTATTCCCGGTTTTAGAGAGGACGAGTTGCACTTGCAACATTTGATGGTTGATTTCAATGGTACGCTTGCAATTGATGGAAAATTAATTGCTGGAGTGAAAGAGAAACTTAATCTGATTTCTGAAAAATTACAAGTTCATATTGTTACAGGTAATAGTTTCGGAACTGCAGAAAAAGAACTTGAAGGAATCTCCTGTACATTAAAATTGCTTTCCGCGCATAATCAAAATATTGAAAAAGGAAAGTATGTTGAGATGTTGGGGAAAGAGTCCGTGATCAGTATTGGTAATGGTAGTAAGGATAGAGAGATGGTACAGCGCTCAGTAATTGGTATTATACTTATTCAAAAAGAAGGTGCGTCAGTTGAGGCACTTATGGTTTCGAATATTGCTTGTACTAATATTCTTGATGCGCTTGATTTAATCGATAATCCTAAACGAATTTCTGCTACACTCAGAAGTTAA
- a CDS encoding carboxypeptidase-like regulatory domain-containing protein, with amino-acid sequence MNKFLVFIVLFLTAGFQAQVISGITFTENDRPLSEVNIYVDGSKIYTVSDGNGNFSLDVQNQKNAALVFQKNGYETFSVQISEAVGKKVKIVLLKVQDIEEVVLIPYTDEAYNKFISYFLGQFVGIDQENVKIKNQKTLKFAFDKKNQILKVKAPQTLIIENKRLAYQIQFNLLNFEADFRNNTVAYSGTSFFKDVNPKKINEVNRLNAYHGSIMHFLRSAYQDQIAEQGFWVNHIVKLDKDKIVAKEKALAVIETKIPTSSFIEKVGDKKTLAFKDILQVNYPKHYFAIVKSKIVKETSMVQQTSYIYVDGNSFDIYPDGNSSDPEQMILQGSLSNNKMGNFLPLDYEPKID; translated from the coding sequence ATGAATAAATTTTTAGTTTTTATCGTTCTTTTTCTGACTGCAGGTTTTCAGGCACAGGTTATTTCCGGGATTACTTTTACAGAAAATGACAGACCACTTTCGGAGGTTAATATTTATGTTGACGGTTCCAAAATCTATACGGTTTCTGACGGCAATGGGAATTTTTCGCTCGATGTGCAAAATCAAAAAAATGCTGCGCTTGTTTTTCAGAAAAATGGGTATGAAACTTTTTCGGTGCAGATTTCTGAGGCTGTTGGAAAGAAGGTAAAAATCGTGTTACTTAAAGTTCAGGATATTGAAGAAGTTGTGCTGATTCCATATACCGACGAAGCTTACAATAAATTTATCAGTTATTTTCTGGGACAATTTGTAGGGATTGATCAGGAAAATGTGAAAATAAAAAATCAGAAAACGCTGAAGTTTGCTTTCGACAAAAAGAATCAAATTTTGAAAGTGAAAGCCCCGCAGACTTTAATTATTGAGAATAAACGATTGGCGTATCAGATTCAATTTAATCTTTTGAATTTTGAAGCGGATTTTAGAAATAATACGGTCGCTTATTCCGGAACTTCTTTTTTTAAAGATGTTAATCCGAAGAAAATAAATGAAGTTAATCGCCTGAATGCTTACCACGGAAGTATCATGCATTTTCTGAGAAGTGCTTATCAAGATCAAATTGCAGAGCAGGGATTTTGGGTAAATCATATTGTTAAACTTGATAAAGATAAAATAGTGGCTAAAGAAAAAGCTTTGGCTGTTATTGAGACGAAAATTCCCACTTCTTCTTTTATTGAAAAGGTTGGTGATAAAAAAACATTAGCATTTAAAGATATTCTTCAGGTGAATTATCCGAAGCATTATTTTGCAATTGTTAAGTCTAAAATTGTTAAAGAAACTTCGATGGTCCAGCAGACTTCTTATATTTATGTGGATGGGAATTCATTTGATATTTACCCAGATGGAAATTCTTCGGATCCTGAACAAATGATTTTACAGGGAAGTTTGAGTAATAATAAAATGGGAAATTTTCTTCCGCTCGATTATGAACCGAAGATTGATTAA
- a CDS encoding O-acetylhomoserine aminocarboxypropyltransferase/cysteine synthase family protein, protein MSNLKFETLQVHAGQTVDSTTNSRAVPLYQTACYTFNDAEHAANLFGLKEFGNIYTRLMNPTTDVFEKRLAALHGGVAALATSSGHAAQFLALTNILQNGDNFVSSPYLYGGSYNQFKVSFKKLGIQTRFAEDNEPESFETLIDENTKAIYLETIGNPSLNIPDFEAVAEVAKKHGIPLIVDNTFGAGGYLFQPLKHGANIVVESATKWIGGHGTSIGGIIIDGGNFDWSNGKFPQLSEPCESYHGLVFTDVFGVNSQFGNIAFIIKARVEGMRDFGPTISPFNSFLLLQGLETLSLRLERTVSNAQTIADFLENHPKVEKVLYPGLSNFPDHENAKKYLKRGFGGVLSFDIKGGKESAVKFINHLSLISHVANVGDSKTLIINPSSTTHEQLSDAEREKAGIRPGQIRLSVGIEHIDDIIADLESGFSII, encoded by the coding sequence ATGAGCAATTTAAAATTTGAAACTTTGCAAGTTCACGCCGGTCAAACCGTAGATTCAACCACCAATTCTAGAGCAGTTCCGCTCTATCAAACCGCCTGTTATACCTTTAATGATGCAGAACATGCTGCTAATCTTTTTGGTTTAAAAGAATTCGGAAATATCTACACGCGCTTGATGAATCCAACAACAGATGTTTTCGAAAAAAGACTGGCAGCTTTGCATGGCGGCGTTGCAGCCTTAGCAACAAGTTCTGGTCATGCTGCACAATTTTTAGCCTTGACTAATATCCTTCAAAACGGCGATAATTTCGTGAGTTCACCTTATTTGTACGGCGGAAGTTATAACCAGTTCAAAGTATCTTTTAAAAAATTAGGAATACAAACTCGCTTTGCAGAAGATAACGAACCTGAAAGTTTTGAAACACTTATTGATGAAAATACAAAAGCCATTTATCTTGAAACGATTGGAAATCCCAGTTTAAATATTCCCGATTTTGAAGCGGTTGCAGAAGTTGCCAAAAAACATGGTATTCCCTTAATTGTTGACAACACTTTCGGAGCTGGCGGATATCTTTTTCAACCATTAAAACATGGTGCTAATATTGTCGTAGAATCAGCTACCAAATGGATTGGTGGACACGGAACTTCAATTGGTGGAATCATTATCGATGGTGGAAATTTTGATTGGAGCAACGGAAAATTCCCACAATTATCAGAACCTTGTGAGAGTTATCACGGTCTGGTTTTCACTGATGTTTTCGGCGTGAATTCTCAATTTGGAAATATCGCTTTTATCATCAAAGCCAGAGTGGAAGGTATGCGAGATTTTGGTCCCACAATTTCTCCTTTCAACTCTTTTCTACTATTACAAGGTCTGGAAACATTGTCACTTCGTTTAGAAAGAACGGTAAGTAATGCACAAACAATTGCTGATTTTTTGGAAAATCATCCGAAAGTTGAAAAAGTTTTATATCCAGGTTTATCCAATTTCCCAGATCATGAAAATGCAAAGAAATATTTAAAAAGAGGATTCGGTGGCGTGTTAAGTTTTGATATTAAAGGAGGAAAAGAATCCGCCGTAAAATTCATTAATCATTTATCATTAATTAGCCACGTTGCGAATGTTGGAGATTCGAAAACTTTAATTATCAATCCGTCTTCAACAACGCATGAGCAATTATCTGATGCCGAAAGAGAAAAAGCCGGAATTCGTCCGGGACAAATAAGACTGAGCGTTGGAATCGAACACATCGATGATATTATCGCTGATTTAGAATCAGGTTTTTCGATTATTTAG